In the Rhizobium sp. CB3090 genome, one interval contains:
- a CDS encoding NAD(P)/FAD-dependent oxidoreductase translates to MQDHHVVVVGGGFGGLQLVNDLKGTPVRVTLIDRRNHHLFQPLLYQVATTLLSTAEIAWPIRSLFRDRPEVTTLLAEVVGVDSNAHVVTLKGGATIAYDTLVLATGATHAYFGHDEWEPVAPGLKTLEDATTIRRRVLLAFERAEMENDPAIRDALLTFTIVGAGPTGVELAGIIAELARTTLPKEFRNIDTTKARIILVEAGPRVLPSFDEGLSSYAHKALENLGVEVRTGKPVTSCTAEGVTIGETFVPSRTIVWAAGVQASPAAEWLGVPADRAGRVMVDKELRAPGEADIFVIGDTAAVARDDGSPVPGIAPAAKQQGAYVAKVIRARLSGQPAPGPFRYRHQGSLATIGKSAAIIDFGWIKLRGWIAWWVWGLAHIYFLIGTRWRIAVAWSWLWIYFSRQHSARLITQRETMRDD, encoded by the coding sequence GTGCAGGATCATCACGTTGTCGTCGTTGGGGGTGGGTTTGGCGGCTTGCAGCTCGTCAACGATCTCAAGGGAACTCCGGTCCGCGTCACGCTGATCGACCGGCGCAATCATCACCTGTTTCAGCCGCTGCTCTATCAAGTCGCTACCACTTTGCTTTCCACTGCCGAGATCGCCTGGCCGATCCGCAGTCTTTTTCGCGATCGGCCGGAGGTGACGACGCTGCTGGCGGAGGTCGTCGGCGTTGACAGTAACGCGCATGTGGTGACGCTGAAGGGCGGCGCTACGATCGCATATGACACGCTCGTGCTGGCAACGGGCGCCACGCATGCCTATTTCGGACATGACGAATGGGAACCGGTGGCGCCAGGATTGAAGACGCTGGAGGATGCGACGACGATCCGCCGCCGCGTTCTGCTGGCCTTCGAACGGGCCGAAATGGAAAACGATCCCGCCATCCGTGATGCTCTGCTGACTTTCACCATCGTCGGCGCCGGGCCGACCGGCGTCGAGCTTGCCGGCATTATCGCCGAGCTGGCCAGAACGACGCTGCCGAAGGAGTTCCGCAACATAGACACGACCAAGGCCAGGATCATTCTTGTCGAAGCCGGGCCGCGTGTTCTCCCAAGTTTTGACGAAGGCTTGTCCTCCTACGCCCACAAGGCGCTGGAAAACTTGGGCGTCGAAGTTCGTACTGGAAAACCCGTCACATCCTGCACAGCGGAGGGCGTAACGATCGGCGAGACCTTCGTGCCGAGCCGGACGATCGTCTGGGCCGCTGGCGTGCAGGCTTCGCCCGCGGCTGAATGGCTCGGCGTCCCGGCCGATCGCGCCGGCCGCGTCATGGTCGACAAGGAATTGAGAGCACCCGGCGAGGCGGATATCTTCGTTATCGGCGACACCGCGGCGGTGGCGCGCGACGATGGCAGCCCCGTGCCGGGCATCGCGCCGGCTGCAAAGCAGCAGGGGGCTTACGTCGCCAAAGTCATACGGGCAAGGCTATCGGGCCAGCCGGCGCCGGGGCCGTTTCGCTATCGTCACCAGGGAAGTCTTGCCACCATCGGCAAAAGTGCAGCAATTATCGATTTCGGCTGGATCAAGCTCAGGGGCTGGATCGCCTGGTGGGTCTGGGGCCTCGCCCACATCTACTTCCTGATCGGGACGCGCTGGCGTATTGCCGTCGCTTGGAGCTGGCTATGGATCTATTTCAGCCGCCAGCATAGCGCACGACTGATCACGCAGAGGGAAACCATGCGCGACGACTGA
- a CDS encoding CatB-related O-acetyltransferase, giving the protein MALLDANAVNPITLPDGTVYRDTVYLKNVIDHPRMEIGDFSYYTHSGRPEDTAGILAPYLGHSVRERLVIGKFVQIARGSYFITSSANHPMTGFTTYPFRIFKPETFGYKDLPVKDTIVDHDVWIGQNAAIMPGVHIGAGAIVAAASVVARDVPPYAVVGGNPASIIRMRYSSEVISELLRLAWWDWPIDKIEANLTALSSGDMATLRLA; this is encoded by the coding sequence ATGGCGCTTCTCGACGCAAATGCCGTTAATCCAATTACCCTGCCCGATGGGACTGTATATAGGGACACGGTGTATCTGAAGAACGTCATAGACCATCCGCGCATGGAGATCGGCGATTTCAGCTATTACACACATTCTGGAAGGCCCGAAGACACAGCCGGGATTCTGGCCCCTTATCTTGGTCATAGCGTTCGCGAACGGCTGGTGATCGGCAAGTTTGTCCAGATTGCCAGAGGAAGCTATTTCATTACCAGTTCGGCTAACCATCCGATGACTGGCTTCACCACCTATCCGTTTCGCATCTTCAAACCAGAGACCTTTGGCTACAAAGACCTGCCCGTGAAGGACACGATTGTGGACCACGATGTATGGATTGGCCAAAACGCGGCAATTATGCCGGGTGTCCACATAGGTGCGGGTGCAATTGTCGCTGCCGCCTCGGTCGTTGCTCGCGACGTACCACCCTACGCAGTTGTCGGAGGAAATCCGGCATCTATCATCCGAATGCGCTATTCCAGCGAAGTTATCAGCGAGCTTCTTCGTCTTGCCTGGTGGGACTGGCCTATAGATAAAATCGAAGCAAACCTAACGGCACTCAGCAGCGGCGACATGGCCACACTCAGGCTGGCTTGA
- a CDS encoding Lrp/AsnC family transcriptional regulator yields the protein MLDERDRKILDLLQADAGISVTDLADRVALSVSACSRRIQRLEESGHIARRIVVLDREKMGVPTTLYALIKTAHHADEWIETFRKAISDIPEIVEAHRLTGNHDYILKIVLPRVEHYDVIYKKIVRRVELFDVSASISMEVLKSGVTIPVSYAE from the coding sequence ATGCTTGACGAACGCGACCGAAAGATTCTCGATCTTTTGCAGGCCGATGCCGGCATTTCGGTGACCGATCTTGCCGACCGCGTGGCGCTGTCTGTGTCGGCCTGTTCCCGGCGCATCCAGCGGCTGGAGGAAAGCGGCCATATCGCCAGACGCATTGTCGTGCTCGACCGCGAGAAGATGGGTGTGCCGACTACGCTCTATGCGCTGATCAAGACAGCGCATCATGCCGACGAGTGGATCGAAACTTTTCGCAAGGCGATCAGCGATATTCCCGAGATCGTCGAGGCGCACCGGCTGACCGGCAATCACGACTACATCCTGAAAATCGTGCTGCCGCGTGTCGAGCATTACGATGTCATCTACAAGAAGATCGTGCGCCGGGTGGAACTCTTCGACGTTTCGGCATCAATCTCGATGGAAGTGTTGAAAAGCGGCGTGACGATCCCGGTCAGCTATGCCGAGTGA
- a CDS encoding aspartate/glutamate racemase family protein, with product MRTIGLIGGMSFESSAVYYRLINEMVRDRRGGLASAEVLMYSVNFEDIVALQKAGRWEDAAARLGDAAQRLQTAGAECVLICTNTMHLIAPEVAARVSIPLIHIIDETAAALKDAGRVKPLLLATRYTMEHGFYTDRMARNGVSVMVPDAEDRTITHDIIFNELCAGIVKDESRRKLMAIIERAKAKGADSVILGCTEICLILDPNALVLPGFDTTTIHAEKAVDFALEGEKAGASKAA from the coding sequence ATGCGCACAATCGGCCTGATCGGCGGCATGAGTTTCGAGAGTTCCGCGGTTTATTATCGTCTTATCAATGAGATGGTGCGCGACAGACGGGGCGGCCTCGCCTCGGCTGAGGTGCTGATGTACTCTGTCAATTTCGAAGACATCGTCGCCTTGCAGAAGGCCGGACGTTGGGAGGATGCCGCTGCCCGTCTTGGTGATGCCGCGCAGCGTCTGCAGACCGCCGGCGCCGAATGCGTGTTGATCTGCACCAACACCATGCACCTGATCGCACCGGAAGTTGCCGCGCGCGTCTCCATTCCGCTGATCCACATCATCGACGAAACGGCGGCTGCGTTGAAGGATGCCGGTCGCGTCAAGCCGCTGCTGCTGGCCACCCGCTACACGATGGAGCATGGCTTCTACACCGATCGCATGGCCCGCAACGGTGTCTCCGTCATGGTACCGGACGCTGAAGACCGTACGATTACCCACGACATCATCTTCAACGAACTCTGCGCCGGCATCGTCAAGGACGAGTCGCGCCGGAAGCTGATGGCAATCATCGAACGCGCCAAGGCCAAGGGCGCCGACAGCGTCATCCTCGGCTGCACCGAGATCTGCCTGATCCTTGATCCGAATGCACTTGTTTTGCCGGGCTTCGACACCACGACGATCCACGCGGAGAAGGCTGTCGATTTCGCTCTCGAAGGTGAAAAGGCAGGCGCTAGCAAGGCCGCATAA
- a CDS encoding MarR family winged helix-turn-helix transcriptional regulator, whose protein sequence is MLVTTELATIDAVRDFNRFYTNFLGVLNKAYLDSPYALTDVRVLFEIGSRGGVAASTLTRDLHLDPAYLSRILKRFREDGLIETKPDPDDLRSQIITVTDKGQQQFHEFVRRSRAEIAGHFDALAIGEPERVVDAMRTIQNVLNPSANAMPPAIIRAHRPGDIGWIVQSQARFYCEEFGWDLRFEGLVAEVAGKFLSNFNPQKDRCWIVERGGLNVGSVMVADSDDGIAKLRLLYVDKTARGLGLGKLLVGECIRFARSAGYRQLSLWTNDILDAARGIYIQSGFRLVSEEKHRMFGPELNGQTWVLDL, encoded by the coding sequence ATGCTTGTTACGACGGAACTTGCGACCATCGATGCAGTCCGCGACTTCAATCGCTTCTATACCAATTTCCTCGGCGTTCTGAATAAAGCCTATCTCGACAGCCCATACGCTTTGACCGATGTCCGTGTGCTGTTCGAAATCGGCTCGCGCGGCGGCGTCGCCGCTTCGACATTGACGCGTGACCTGCATCTCGATCCCGCCTATCTCAGCCGCATTCTGAAGCGCTTTCGCGAAGACGGATTGATCGAAACCAAGCCCGATCCGGATGATCTACGCAGCCAGATTATCACGGTCACCGATAAGGGACAGCAGCAATTCCATGAATTCGTGCGCCGCTCGCGCGCCGAAATCGCCGGGCATTTCGACGCGCTAGCGATCGGTGAGCCCGAACGCGTCGTCGATGCGATGCGAACGATCCAGAACGTCCTCAACCCCAGCGCCAATGCCATGCCGCCCGCCATCATCCGCGCTCATCGCCCCGGCGATATCGGTTGGATCGTCCAGAGCCAGGCGCGCTTCTATTGCGAGGAATTCGGTTGGGATCTGCGTTTCGAAGGCTTGGTCGCCGAGGTAGCAGGGAAATTCCTCTCCAACTTCAATCCGCAGAAGGACCGATGCTGGATTGTCGAGCGGGGCGGACTGAATGTAGGTTCCGTCATGGTCGCCGATAGCGACGACGGCATCGCAAAGCTCCGGCTGCTTTATGTCGACAAAACAGCGAGAGGCCTCGGCCTCGGCAAACTGCTGGTCGGCGAATGCATCCGTTTTGCCCGCAGCGCCGGCTACCGTCAGCTTTCTCTCTGGACCAACGATATCCTCGATGCCGCACGCGGCATCTATATCCAATCTGGATTCCGGCTCGTCTCGGAAGAAAAACACCGCATGTTCGGTCCGGAATTGAACGGCCAGACGTGGGTGCTGGATCTCTAA
- a CDS encoding TetR/AcrR family transcriptional regulator, with protein sequence MTTDALDISPKLRGRPREFDMDAALDQALRVFSERGYYAASISELTEAMGLTAGSVYKAFKDKRGIFLAAFDRYRNVRCRLRDERLAAAPNAYEKLRTFLIIFAESSSGAVGRQGCLVVGSATELALFDAEVANRVAFAFDVDEQLLVDLIRLGQKDGSVSDRLDVEDTARMLLSLTKGMRVIGKTGRTREQMIAVAETALTLLN encoded by the coding sequence ATGACGACAGACGCACTGGATATTTCCCCGAAACTTCGGGGCCGCCCGCGGGAATTCGATATGGATGCAGCGCTCGATCAGGCGCTGCGGGTCTTTTCCGAGCGCGGCTATTACGCCGCTTCGATCAGCGAACTCACCGAGGCCATGGGGCTGACCGCGGGCAGTGTCTACAAGGCGTTCAAGGATAAGCGCGGCATCTTCCTTGCCGCCTTCGATCGCTACCGGAATGTGCGCTGCAGGCTCAGGGACGAGCGCCTCGCTGCTGCACCCAACGCCTACGAAAAGCTGCGCACATTCCTGATCATCTTTGCGGAATCGTCCAGCGGAGCGGTTGGCCGCCAGGGTTGCCTTGTTGTCGGCAGCGCCACCGAGCTCGCTTTGTTTGACGCAGAAGTCGCCAACCGCGTAGCCTTCGCCTTCGATGTCGACGAGCAGTTGCTCGTCGATCTGATCCGCCTCGGACAGAAGGACGGCTCGGTATCGGACCGGCTCGATGTGGAAGACACGGCTCGCATGCTGCTCAGCCTGACGAAAGGCATGCGCGTGATCGGCAAAACCGGCCGCACCCGAGAACAGATGATCGCCGTCGCCGAAACTGCCCTGACACTACTGAACTGA